One Prolixibacteraceae bacterium DNA segment encodes these proteins:
- a CDS encoding HAMP domain-containing histidine kinase translates to MNISVIIAHDIRTPISSSVSMLEIMEYEELSSSEKVEMIQNMRKQLEKTELLVDDMLNWMNMNSGLIMIDLKRLDVVSILKSYVDSLEAYKPLNKNVCLMFESKMDTLWANVDKRVIETICRNLVMNSLKFVSNDGHVYVTVKELKGSWQLEVLDDGMGMSENQAKALMNLNNTQVRCAENGSHGIGLGLIICSSLIKLLKGKLTIETSLGKGSSFMVTFPLDQV, encoded by the coding sequence ATGAATATATCAGTAATTATTGCACATGACATCCGCACTCCTATCTCGTCTTCAGTTTCAATGCTTGAAATCATGGAATACGAGGAGCTGTCTTCTTCTGAAAAAGTCGAAATGATTCAAAATATGAGGAAGCAACTAGAAAAAACAGAGCTTCTTGTGGATGATATGTTGAATTGGATGAATATGAATAGTGGATTGATAATGATTGATTTGAAGCGATTGGATGTGGTTTCTATATTAAAAAGTTATGTCGACTCATTAGAAGCATATAAACCCCTGAATAAAAATGTTTGCTTGATGTTTGAATCAAAGATGGATACTCTATGGGCTAATGTGGATAAGAGAGTTATTGAGACTATTTGTCGTAATCTTGTAATGAATTCTTTAAAGTTTGTCTCAAATGATGGTCATGTTTATGTAACAGTAAAAGAACTGAAAGGCAGTTGGCAGCTTGAGGTCTTGGATGATGGAATGGGGATGAGTGAAAATCAGGCTAAAGCATTAATGAACTTAAATAATACACAGGTTCGTTGTGCAGAGAATGGCTCTCATGGAATTGGTTTGGGGTTAATAATATGTAGCTCTTTAATAAAACTATTAAAAGGTAAATTGACTATAGAAACCTCTCTAGGAAAAGGGTCTTCCTTCATGGTTACTTTCCCATTGGATCAAGTCTAA
- a CDS encoding Mrp/NBP35 family ATP-binding protein, which produces MAVTPKDITTILTAVSYPNQKENIVQMDMVQEIRIAGNRISFTLVFQKDNDPYIQTIGQACGQAIEDALGEGYDIKITPKAMHRMEAPVLPNVENILAISSGKGGVGKSTVASNIAVSLAKQGKKVGLIDADIFGPSIPKMFGCEDARPVANVIDGREMIVPIEKYGVKLLSIGFFVNKNEATVWRGPMASNALKQLIKEGDWGALDYLLIDLPPGTSDIHLSLVQTVAVTGAVIVTTPQDVALADVVKGVNMFTSKSIDVPVIGLVENMAWFTPEELPENKYYIFGKDGGKNIAKELKIPFLGEIPIVQGIREGGDNGEPISNTENTPTSNAFHQVASSLIHQVTLRNKFRPETKKVKTERK; this is translated from the coding sequence ATGGCTGTTACACCTAAGGATATCACAACAATATTAACTGCTGTTTCTTATCCAAATCAGAAGGAGAATATCGTTCAAATGGATATGGTGCAAGAGATTCGTATTGCGGGGAATCGCATTTCGTTTACTCTTGTATTTCAAAAAGACAATGATCCATATATTCAAACCATTGGACAGGCTTGTGGTCAAGCAATAGAGGATGCTTTGGGCGAAGGTTACGATATAAAAATCACCCCTAAAGCCATGCATCGCATGGAGGCACCGGTCCTACCAAATGTAGAGAATATTCTTGCGATCTCATCAGGAAAAGGAGGAGTAGGTAAATCAACTGTCGCTTCGAATATCGCAGTTTCATTAGCCAAACAAGGGAAAAAGGTTGGTCTAATCGATGCCGATATTTTTGGTCCTTCAATTCCTAAGATGTTTGGTTGTGAAGATGCCAGACCTGTTGCCAATGTTATAGATGGTAGAGAAATGATTGTTCCGATCGAAAAGTATGGAGTAAAACTTCTTTCTATTGGTTTCTTTGTAAATAAAAACGAAGCAACTGTATGGAGAGGACCTATGGCATCCAATGCGTTAAAACAATTGATAAAAGAGGGAGATTGGGGTGCATTAGACTATCTTCTTATTGACCTTCCTCCAGGAACCTCTGACATCCACTTATCGCTAGTACAAACAGTGGCAGTAACAGGAGCTGTTATTGTAACAACACCTCAAGATGTAGCACTAGCAGATGTAGTAAAAGGAGTAAATATGTTTACCTCTAAATCAATCGATGTCCCTGTCATTGGTCTTGTTGAGAATATGGCTTGGTTTACGCCAGAAGAACTACCAGAAAACAAATATTACATTTTTGGTAAAGATGGCGGGAAAAACATTGCCAAAGAACTTAAAATCCCATTTTTAGGTGAGATACCTATTGTACAAGGCATTCGTGAAGGTGGGGATAACGGAGAGCCTATTTCAAATACAGAAAACACTCCTACATCCAATGCATTTCATCAAGTTGCCTCTTCTTTAATACATCAGGTGACCTTAAGAAATAAGTTCCGTCCAGAAACAAAGAAAGTAAAAACGGAAAGAAAATAA
- a CDS encoding 3-deoxy-D-manno-octulosonic acid transferase, which produces MKFFYNLSIHLYYYLIKIASLWNPKAKKWIQGRDEVWSTLNNKIDKNSSYIWFHCASLGEFEQGRPLIERIKRKDPAKKIIITFFSPSGYEVRKDFSSADVVVYLPLDTQNNAQRFLETVHVEMAFFIKYEFWNYFLSELHKQKIETYLVSGIFRPSQVFFKHYGKWYADILKNFTHLYVQNEVSKELLEGINIKNVSVLGDTRFDRVHDIATQAEKIDSIEQFKGNDKLVVCGSTWPEDEKVLLHYINQSEGTKWIIAPHEVSNTHTAELESKIQKKSITFSNLKNSNPSDYDIVIADGYGYLTSLYKYADIAYVGGGFGKSIHNILEAATYGAPIIFGPKHSKFKEALDLIKLKSAFPANSQLEVEALLYQLLTDEDILNNASKRCIQYVKENTGSTDIIIHNHL; this is translated from the coding sequence ATGAAATTCTTCTACAATTTAAGCATTCATCTTTACTATTATCTTATCAAAATAGCATCTTTATGGAATCCAAAAGCAAAAAAATGGATACAAGGAAGAGATGAAGTTTGGTCTACTCTAAACAATAAGATCGATAAGAACAGCTCATATATATGGTTCCATTGTGCTTCTCTAGGAGAGTTTGAGCAAGGCCGCCCGTTAATAGAGAGAATTAAGAGGAAGGACCCAGCAAAGAAGATTATAATCACATTTTTCTCCCCTTCTGGGTACGAAGTAAGAAAAGACTTCTCATCAGCAGATGTGGTCGTATACTTGCCTCTCGACACCCAAAATAACGCTCAAAGGTTTCTTGAAACTGTTCATGTGGAAATGGCCTTTTTTATAAAGTATGAATTTTGGAATTACTTTTTAAGTGAACTACATAAACAGAAAATTGAAACATATCTAGTATCGGGAATTTTCAGACCAAGTCAAGTGTTTTTTAAGCATTATGGTAAATGGTATGCAGATATTCTTAAGAACTTTACTCACCTCTATGTTCAAAATGAAGTGTCTAAGGAATTACTCGAAGGTATTAATATCAAAAATGTATCTGTTCTCGGTGACACACGTTTTGATCGTGTTCACGATATTGCTACTCAAGCAGAAAAAATTGATTCTATTGAACAGTTTAAAGGAAATGACAAACTTGTCGTATGCGGGAGTACGTGGCCAGAAGATGAAAAGGTCTTATTACACTATATAAATCAATCTGAAGGGACAAAGTGGATTATTGCACCTCATGAAGTGAGTAATACTCATACAGCAGAACTTGAATCAAAAATTCAGAAGAAGTCCATAACCTTTAGCAATCTAAAAAATTCAAATCCATCTGACTACGATATTGTCATTGCTGATGGGTATGGATACCTTACTAGTCTATACAAATACGCTGATATAGCCTATGTTGGGGGTGGTTTTGGTAAAAGCATTCACAATATATTGGAAGCAGCAACATACGGTGCACCTATAATTTTTGGCCCAAAACATTCAAAATTTAAAGAAGCATTAGACTTAATTAAGTTAAAATCAGCATTTCCTGCAAATAGTCAGTTGGAAGTAGAAGCATTACTTTACCAACTTCTTACAGATGAAGATATTTTAAACAATGCATCCAAAAGATGTATACAATACGTTAAGGAAAACACAGGCTCTACCGATATTATAATACATAATCATTTGTAA
- the metF gene encoding methylenetetrahydrofolate reductase [NAD(P)H] codes for MKIIEKINQSNKTLFSFELLPPLKGQDASRLYHTIEELLEFNPQYINLTTHRDEIEYKEIKTGVFEKKTVRKRPGTVAIAAAIQHKYGVPVVPHVLCAGYSKEETENMLLDLHFLGIKNILALRGDSLRTENLFKPQEDGHKYAVDLVHQISDISTGKYIDPDIKNKTCLDFCVGVAGYPEKHFEAPNLNFDLDNVKRKVDAGADYIVTQMFFDNQKYFDFVDKCRAIGITVPIIPGIKPLSKKVHFSLIPRIFSLDLPEPLAKELQRCKTNDDALRVGTEWAILQAKELVKNNVPSLHLYTYGLADNTKEILKSIF; via the coding sequence ATGAAGATTATTGAGAAGATAAACCAAAGTAATAAAACATTATTTTCATTTGAACTCTTGCCTCCTTTAAAGGGGCAAGATGCTTCAAGACTATATCATACTATTGAAGAGTTGTTGGAATTCAACCCTCAATATATCAACCTTACAACCCATCGTGACGAGATAGAATATAAAGAGATCAAAACTGGGGTATTCGAAAAGAAGACAGTACGCAAACGACCAGGGACCGTAGCCATTGCAGCTGCAATACAACACAAATATGGGGTTCCAGTTGTTCCACATGTACTTTGTGCTGGTTATTCAAAAGAGGAGACCGAAAACATGCTTTTAGATCTTCACTTCCTTGGGATAAAAAACATTCTAGCATTAAGAGGAGATAGCCTTCGAACAGAAAATCTATTCAAGCCTCAAGAAGATGGACATAAATATGCTGTCGATCTAGTGCATCAAATATCTGATATCAGTACAGGAAAATATATAGACCCAGACATCAAAAACAAAACATGTCTAGATTTTTGTGTAGGAGTAGCAGGGTATCCAGAGAAACACTTTGAGGCTCCAAATTTAAACTTCGATCTAGACAATGTAAAAAGAAAAGTGGATGCTGGGGCAGACTATATTGTTACCCAGATGTTTTTTGATAATCAAAAATACTTTGACTTTGTTGATAAATGTCGAGCAATTGGGATCACGGTACCAATTATTCCAGGGATCAAACCCCTATCTAAGAAAGTGCACTTCTCATTAATTCCAAGAATATTTAGTTTAGATCTTCCTGAACCGCTTGCCAAAGAGTTACAACGTTGTAAAACTAATGATGATGCATTAAGGGTAGGAACAGAATGGGCAATACTACAAGCTAAAGAACTTGTAAAAAATAATGTCCCATCCCTCCACTTATATACTTATGGTTTGGCTGATAATACGAAAGAGATCCTAAAAAGTATCTTTTAA
- a CDS encoding adenosylcobalamin-dependent ribonucleoside-diphosphate reductase, with product MELRDIDVKKSMTSKKTFTNEEAYQSSLEYFNGDDLAARVWVNKYALKDSFGNIYEQNPNDMHKRLAAEISRIESKYPNPMSEEQIFDLMKGFKYLVPQGGPMTGIGNKYQIASLSNCFVIGETGPSDSYGGIMKVDQEQVQLMKRRGGVGHDLSQIRPSGSPVKNSALTSTGIVPFMERFSNSTREVAQDGRRGALMLSVSVKHPDSESFIDAKMTEGRITGANVSVKIHDDFMESVRTNTPYVQQYPIESKQPTFTKQTNPVDLWNKIVHNAWKSAEPGILFWDTIIKESIPDCYSDLGYKTVSTNPCGEIPLCPYDSCRLLAINLYSYVENPFTPNAKFNFKLFTQHVRYAQRLMDDIIDLELEKIDAIIQKIDLDPESEEVKRTEKTLWINIKRKAEEGRRTGIGITAEGDMLAAMNLKYGSENATDFAVEVQRTLAINAYLGSTELAKERGAFSIYEPQREVQNPFISRIKADSPEFAENLEKYGRRNIALLTIAPTGTTSLMTQTTSGIEPVFMPVYKRRRKVNPNDKNVQIDYVDEVGDSFEEYIVFHHKFLEWMKINNIDTSKKYSSEELDELITKSPYHKATSNDVDWVEKVRMQGLMQKYVDHSISVTINLPADATEELVSKLYFTAWESGCKGITVYRDGSRSGVLVSAKPKEKSVVEKPKQRPKELIADVVRFQNNKEKWIAFIGLIDGVPYEIFTGLLDDEDGLLIPRVITSGLIIKNKDESGNSRYDFQYSNKRGIKTTIEGLSHKFNPEFWNYAKLISSVLRHGMPITNVVDLVSSLQFDNETINSWKVGVSRALKKYIPNGTKSGATCTSCKSTNVIYQEGCLICKDCGSSKCG from the coding sequence ATGGAATTGAGAGATATTGACGTAAAAAAATCTATGACGTCCAAAAAAACATTTACAAACGAAGAAGCTTATCAATCATCTTTAGAATACTTCAATGGTGATGATCTTGCTGCACGTGTTTGGGTTAACAAATATGCTCTAAAAGATTCATTTGGGAATATCTACGAACAGAATCCCAATGATATGCACAAACGTTTGGCTGCCGAGATCTCTAGAATAGAGAGTAAGTATCCAAACCCAATGTCTGAGGAACAAATTTTTGATCTTATGAAAGGATTTAAATATTTAGTTCCACAAGGAGGACCAATGACTGGTATTGGAAATAAATATCAGATTGCATCCCTATCAAACTGTTTTGTTATTGGAGAAACAGGGCCATCAGACTCATATGGTGGAATTATGAAAGTGGATCAAGAACAAGTCCAATTGATGAAAAGAAGAGGAGGAGTTGGTCATGATCTGTCACAGATCAGACCATCTGGATCTCCAGTTAAGAACTCTGCGTTGACATCCACAGGTATTGTTCCATTCATGGAGCGTTTCTCTAACTCTACAAGAGAGGTTGCTCAAGATGGACGAAGAGGAGCATTGATGCTATCAGTATCTGTCAAACACCCAGACTCTGAAAGTTTCATTGATGCTAAGATGACTGAAGGACGAATAACAGGAGCAAATGTATCGGTTAAAATACATGATGATTTTATGGAATCTGTTCGAACAAACACTCCATATGTTCAGCAATATCCAATTGAATCGAAACAACCTACTTTTACAAAACAAACGAATCCTGTAGACCTTTGGAATAAGATTGTTCATAATGCATGGAAATCGGCAGAACCAGGAATTCTATTTTGGGATACCATCATAAAAGAATCTATCCCTGATTGTTATAGCGACTTGGGGTATAAAACAGTCTCAACAAACCCATGTGGAGAGATTCCTCTTTGCCCATACGATAGTTGTAGACTACTAGCGATTAATCTATACTCCTACGTAGAAAATCCATTCACTCCAAATGCAAAGTTTAACTTTAAGTTGTTTACTCAACATGTTAGATATGCACAAAGATTAATGGATGATATCATTGATCTTGAATTAGAAAAAATCGATGCTATTATTCAGAAGATTGATCTAGATCCAGAAAGTGAAGAAGTTAAAAGAACAGAAAAGACTCTTTGGATTAACATTAAAAGAAAAGCAGAAGAAGGTAGACGTACAGGTATTGGGATTACTGCAGAAGGAGATATGTTAGCAGCAATGAATCTTAAATATGGATCTGAAAATGCCACTGATTTTGCAGTAGAAGTACAAAGAACACTAGCAATAAACGCTTACTTAGGTTCTACTGAACTAGCAAAAGAGAGAGGTGCATTCTCTATTTATGAACCCCAAAGAGAGGTACAAAACCCTTTTATCTCAAGAATTAAAGCTGATTCTCCAGAGTTCGCTGAAAATCTTGAAAAATATGGTCGTCGTAACATTGCTTTATTAACAATAGCACCTACTGGTACAACGAGTTTAATGACTCAGACAACTTCAGGTATCGAACCTGTATTTATGCCTGTATACAAGCGTCGTAGAAAAGTTAATCCTAATGATAAGAACGTACAGATAGACTATGTTGACGAAGTAGGAGACTCTTTCGAAGAGTATATTGTTTTCCACCATAAGTTCTTAGAGTGGATGAAAATTAACAACATCGATACATCTAAGAAATATAGCTCTGAAGAGTTAGATGAGCTCATTACAAAATCACCTTATCACAAAGCGACCTCTAATGATGTAGATTGGGTAGAGAAAGTTCGTATGCAAGGTCTTATGCAGAAATATGTTGACCATTCTATCTCAGTAACCATCAATTTACCAGCAGACGCAACTGAAGAACTAGTAAGTAAATTATATTTTACAGCATGGGAAAGCGGATGCAAAGGAATTACTGTTTATCGTGATGGATCACGTTCAGGTGTCCTGGTTTCAGCTAAGCCGAAAGAAAAGAGTGTAGTTGAAAAGCCAAAGCAGAGACCAAAGGAGTTGATTGCCGATGTGGTTCGTTTTCAAAACAACAAAGAGAAGTGGATTGCTTTTATTGGACTTATCGATGGAGTTCCTTATGAAATATTTACAGGACTTCTTGATGACGAAGACGGTCTATTAATTCCTAGAGTAATTACATCTGGCTTGATCATCAAGAATAAAGATGAAAGTGGAAATAGTAGATATGACTTCCAATATTCGAATAAAAGAGGAATAAAAACAACAATAGAAGGATTATCTCATAAATTCAATCCAGAGTTCTGGAATTATGCTAAACTCATTTCTAGCGTCTTGAGACATGGTATGCCTATAACCAATGTTGTTGATCTTGTATCTAGTCTTCAATTCGATAATGAGACAATCAATTCTTGGAAAGTAGGAGTCTCACGTGCTTTAAAGAAATATATTCCAAATGGAACCAAATCAGGAGCAACATGTACATCCTGTAAATCTACAAATGTCATTTACCAAGAGGGGTGCTTAATATGTAAAGATTGTGGTTCATCAAAGTGTGGATAA
- the rnhA gene encoding ribonuclease HI, producing MNQKEVVVIYTDGASRGNPGPGGYGTIMIYKQHRKEMSEGFRLTTNNRMELLAVIKGLEALKKDGVHVVVYSDSKYVVDSIEKKWVFGWVKKNFKDKKNPDLWKRFLKIYSKHHVKLIWVKGHADNIENENCDRLAVNAALDQNLLIDEGYELNN from the coding sequence ATGAATCAAAAAGAGGTAGTAGTCATCTATACGGATGGTGCATCTAGAGGAAATCCAGGTCCTGGGGGATATGGAACCATTATGATATACAAACAACATCGTAAAGAGATGTCTGAAGGATTTAGATTGACTACCAACAACCGTATGGAACTGCTAGCTGTGATAAAGGGGCTAGAAGCGCTAAAAAAAGATGGAGTTCATGTGGTAGTGTATTCAGATTCAAAGTACGTTGTAGACTCTATTGAGAAAAAATGGGTATTCGGTTGGGTCAAGAAGAATTTTAAGGATAAAAAGAATCCAGATTTATGGAAGCGATTCCTTAAAATATATTCTAAACATCACGTAAAATTGATTTGGGTCAAAGGACATGCAGACAATATCGAAAATGAAAACTGCGACCGACTAGCTGTTAATGCAGCATTAGATCAAAATCTTCTCATTGATGAAGGGTATGAACTAAACAATTAA
- the metH gene encoding methionine synthase, whose translation MNSTIDQKLKDKILILDGAMGTMIQQYELDEVAYKGEEFQDHPHNIKGNNDILSITQPEVIQAIHESFLQAGADIIETNTFNANKISQLDYHLEDYVREINIKAVEVAKRAVSKFPKEKKYIAGSIGPTNKTLSMSPDVNNPAYRAVSYNDMKAAYFEQAVALIEGGVDLFIVETIFDTLNAKAALHAIRYALEYKGITLPIIVSGTVTDASGRTLSGQDIGAFVTSLQHHPITAIGLNCSFGAHALLPYIQELAKISSTPIIVYPNAGLPNELGEYDETPTEMEKQLLPFIDNELVNIVGGCCGTTPEHIKHISLLCKNRKPHTPNEKEHKLKLSGLETLTIDSQSNFINIGERTNVAGSRKFARLIREKKYEEALSIARNQVEGGAQIIDVNLDDAMLDGKQEMIHFLNLMMTEPEIARLPIMIDSSKWEVIEAGLQCIQGKGIVNSISLKEGEEQFIQYATTIKYYGAAVVVMAFDETGQATSYQHKIDICKRAYNILVDNVGFAPEDIIFDPNILTIGTGMEEHNEYAIDFIKTVAWIKKNLPYAKVSGGVSNISFSFRGNNVVREAIHSVFLFHAINAGMDMGIVNPSMLQIYDEIPEDLLIKVENLVFNKTKDATEELIEYAQTVQNKSNENIQVELWREESVSERLTYSLVKGITEYIEEDLEEICLQYDSKLDIIEGPLMNGMNRVGQLFGDGKMFLPQVIKSARVMKKSVAWLTPFIEKELLSQNRKNNQKPKVLLATVKGDVHDIGKNIVGVVLSCNNFDVIDLGVMVKAEVIIEQAIANNVDMIGLSGLITPSLDEMIHVVSELERKGLKIPVLIGGATTSKIHTAVKIAPQYSAPVIHSKDASQTVPVAKKIVAKDQYFLDEIRKDYDLVKTQYQNKDHKAISFEEANRNSLEVDEQKISIPNKLGVIPIDDIEVSTLYPYIDWSFFFHAWEIKGHFPSILDHPERGEEATKLYHDALDMLKKIHDNQWIKPKAVVGIWPVTKKENAVNVWNETRTEKLDTLYFLRQQKVQAKGKPNLSLSDFISSNKEDYIGAFAVTTGDGVDQYCEQYRQQNDDYNAILLETLTDRLAESLAEYVHLIVRKNIWGYAENENLTMTEIHQAKYVGIRPAIGYPACPEHSEKKTIFRLLDAEKHAKIQLTSNFVMNPKASVSGLYFANPEAKYFTLGNIEKDQVSCYAKQKDLCLFDTEKLLSTNINYK comes from the coding sequence ATGAATAGCACTATAGATCAAAAGCTTAAAGATAAGATACTTATTTTAGATGGTGCCATGGGTACCATGATCCAGCAATATGAATTGGACGAAGTTGCGTATAAAGGAGAGGAATTTCAAGATCATCCTCACAACATTAAGGGTAACAACGACATTTTAAGTATTACCCAACCTGAAGTGATTCAGGCAATACACGAATCCTTTTTACAAGCAGGGGCTGATATTATTGAGACAAATACCTTTAATGCCAATAAGATATCCCAATTAGACTATCATCTAGAGGATTACGTCAGAGAAATAAACATTAAAGCCGTAGAAGTTGCAAAAAGAGCGGTAAGTAAATTTCCTAAAGAGAAGAAATATATTGCAGGTTCTATTGGCCCGACAAATAAGACATTGTCAATGTCTCCAGATGTAAATAACCCAGCATATAGAGCGGTAAGTTATAATGATATGAAAGCTGCTTATTTTGAACAAGCAGTTGCTCTGATCGAAGGAGGAGTAGATCTTTTTATTGTAGAGACAATTTTTGATACACTAAATGCGAAAGCAGCCCTTCATGCAATCAGGTATGCCCTAGAATACAAAGGGATCACATTACCTATAATTGTCTCAGGAACAGTCACAGATGCATCAGGGAGGACTCTTTCTGGTCAAGATATTGGTGCATTTGTCACCTCTCTTCAACATCATCCTATTACTGCAATAGGACTCAACTGTTCTTTTGGGGCACATGCACTACTACCATATATCCAGGAGTTAGCAAAAATATCCTCCACTCCAATCATCGTATATCCCAATGCCGGGCTACCTAATGAGTTAGGAGAGTACGACGAGACACCGACAGAAATGGAAAAACAACTTTTACCTTTTATAGATAATGAGTTGGTAAACATCGTTGGTGGTTGCTGTGGAACAACACCTGAACATATTAAGCATATATCACTGCTATGTAAAAACAGAAAACCTCATACGCCGAATGAAAAAGAGCATAAACTAAAACTATCGGGATTAGAGACACTAACGATTGACAGCCAGAGTAATTTTATCAATATTGGAGAACGTACCAATGTAGCTGGTTCTAGAAAATTTGCGAGACTCATTAGAGAGAAGAAATACGAAGAAGCTCTATCTATAGCAAGAAATCAAGTTGAAGGTGGTGCACAAATAATTGATGTCAACCTAGATGATGCCATGTTAGATGGAAAACAAGAGATGATTCATTTTCTTAATCTAATGATGACAGAACCTGAGATCGCCCGTTTACCAATTATGATAGACTCCTCAAAATGGGAAGTTATTGAGGCTGGTTTGCAATGTATACAAGGAAAAGGTATTGTTAACTCGATCAGTTTAAAAGAGGGTGAAGAACAATTCATTCAATATGCAACAACCATCAAATACTATGGGGCTGCCGTGGTTGTAATGGCTTTTGATGAAACAGGACAGGCCACGAGTTATCAGCATAAAATAGACATATGCAAGAGAGCTTATAACATCTTAGTAGACAACGTAGGGTTTGCACCTGAAGATATTATATTCGATCCGAATATACTTACCATCGGTACAGGAATGGAAGAGCATAACGAATATGCTATTGACTTTATTAAAACAGTAGCATGGATCAAAAAAAATCTACCATATGCTAAAGTGAGTGGGGGAGTATCCAATATTTCTTTCTCTTTTAGAGGTAATAATGTCGTCAGAGAAGCCATTCATTCTGTTTTCCTTTTTCATGCTATTAATGCAGGAATGGACATGGGAATTGTAAACCCAAGCATGCTTCAAATTTATGATGAGATACCTGAAGACCTTCTTATCAAGGTAGAAAATCTTGTATTTAACAAGACTAAAGATGCAACAGAAGAGCTCATAGAGTATGCACAAACAGTTCAAAATAAATCAAATGAAAACATTCAAGTAGAGTTATGGAGAGAAGAGAGTGTTTCTGAGAGGTTAACATATTCACTCGTAAAAGGAATCACAGAATATATAGAGGAAGATTTAGAGGAGATTTGTCTTCAGTATGATTCCAAATTAGACATTATTGAAGGACCACTAATGAATGGCATGAATCGTGTTGGTCAACTATTTGGGGATGGAAAGATGTTCTTACCTCAGGTAATAAAATCAGCGCGAGTAATGAAAAAATCTGTAGCTTGGTTGACTCCATTCATAGAGAAAGAGCTCCTTTCACAAAATAGAAAGAACAACCAAAAGCCCAAAGTACTGCTAGCCACAGTAAAAGGAGATGTTCATGATATAGGGAAGAATATTGTTGGGGTTGTTCTGTCATGTAACAACTTCGATGTGATAGATCTTGGAGTTATGGTAAAGGCTGAAGTCATTATTGAACAAGCCATTGCAAACAATGTAGATATGATTGGACTAAGTGGATTGATCACCCCATCGTTAGACGAGATGATTCATGTAGTCTCCGAATTAGAACGAAAAGGACTTAAAATTCCTGTTCTTATCGGAGGAGCCACTACATCAAAAATACATACCGCAGTAAAAATTGCACCACAATATAGTGCCCCTGTAATTCACTCAAAAGATGCATCACAAACAGTTCCTGTTGCCAAAAAGATTGTTGCAAAAGACCAATACTTTTTAGATGAGATAAGAAAAGATTACGACTTAGTAAAAACACAGTACCAAAATAAAGACCATAAAGCAATCTCTTTCGAGGAGGCAAATAGAAACAGTCTAGAAGTTGATGAGCAAAAAATAAGTATTCCAAACAAGCTTGGTGTCATTCCAATAGATGACATTGAAGTCTCTACACTATACCCCTACATCGATTGGAGTTTCTTCTTCCATGCTTGGGAGATCAAGGGGCACTTCCCTTCCATTTTAGATCATCCAGAAAGAGGAGAAGAAGCGACGAAGCTATACCACGATGCTTTGGATATGCTTAAAAAGATCCATGACAACCAGTGGATAAAACCAAAAGCTGTTGTAGGGATATGGCCTGTTACGAAAAAAGAGAACGCGGTAAATGTTTGGAATGAGACTAGAACAGAAAAGTTAGACACTTTATATTTTCTTCGTCAACAAAAAGTACAGGCCAAAGGAAAGCCGAACTTATCTCTCTCCGATTTTATCTCCTCTAACAAAGAGGACTATATTGGTGCATTTGCTGTCACAACAGGGGATGGAGTAGATCAATATTGCGAGCAGTATCGTCAACAAAATGACGACTATAATGCAATTCTACTTGAGACACTTACAGACCGCTTGGCTGAATCCTTAGCAGAATATGTACACCTTATTGTTCGAAAAAACATTTGGGGATATGCTGAAAACGAAAATCTTACGATGACAGAAATTCATCAAGCAAAATATGTAGGAATTAGGCCTGCCATAGGATATCCAGCTTGCCCAGAACACTCTGAAAAGAAAACTATATTCCGACTATTAGATGCGGAGAAACACGCCAAAATACAACTAACAAGTAACTTTGTGATGAATCCAAAAGCCTCTGTAAGTGGACTATACTTTGCAAATCCAGAAGCAAAATACTTTACATTAGGAAATATTGAGAAAGACCAAGTTAGTTGTTATGCAAAACAAAAAGATTTATGTTTATTTGATACTGAAAAACTTTTATCAACAAACATAAACTACAAATGA